The Chitinophaga lutea genome contains the following window.
AAATCGCCGTCTTTTTTCAGCCATTTCGCAATGGTTACTTCGCTGATTGATTCTCCTACCGTAGGAACTTTAATTTCGATTATCATGTGTTATACCCTCCAGAGATAAAGTAAAAAATTAGATATTAAAAGCGGTATCGATTATTTCCTGCTGCTCCTGCGCATGCACTTTGGCATAGCCTGTAGCAGTGGCCGCACTGGGGTTACGGCTGATCACGCCGTAGTTGAACTGCTTCAGGTTCATTTGCAGGAAGCTGGCGGCGCCCATGTTCAGCGGTTCTTCCTGAACCCAGAACCAGGTGGCGCCTTTGTATTGCTGCTGAATGCCTTCCAGTTGGGCGATGGGCAGCGGGTAGAGTTGCTCCAGCCGCACGATGGCCACGTCTTTCCGGTCTTCTTTCATTTGTTTTTCGCTCAGGTCGAAATACATCTTGCCGCTGCAGAGCAGCACTTTCTTCACGCGGGAAGGATCGGTGATGAACGGATCATCGAGCACTTCCTTGAACCCGCCCTGCGTGAACTCCGTTACCGGGCTGTAACTGCGTACGTGGCGCAGGTTGGCTTTGGGCGAGAAGTTGATCATCGGCTTGCGGAACGGCTGTGCCAGCTGGCGGCGCAGCGCGTGGAAGAAGCTGGATGCGGTGGTGCAGTTGGTCACCATGATGTTGTATTCCGCGCATTGCTGCAGGAAACGCTCGAGGCGGGCGCTGGAATGCTCCGGCCCCTGCCCTTCGTAACCGTGCGGCAGCAGCATCACGAGGCCGCTTTGTTTCTGCCACTTGGTTTCGGCGGACGTGATGAACTGGTCGATCAGCGTTTGCGCGCCGTTCATGAAGTCGCCGAACTGCGCTTCCCAGATGGTGAGCGCGTAAGGGTTGGCGATGGAATAACCGTATTCGAAACCGAGCACGGCGAATTCGCTGAGCAGGGAGTTGTAAATGCGGAACTTGCCCTGTTTGTCGCTGATATTGCTGAGGCGGCTGTATTCTTCGTCTGTTTCTTCGCTGCGCAGCACGGCGTGGCGGTGGGAGAAAGTACCCCTCTTCACGTCCTGCCCGCTCAGGCGCACATCGCGGCCTTCGGCCAGGATGCTGCCATAGGCCAGCAGTTCGCCGGACGCCCAGTCGAGCAGCCCCTGTTCGTCGAACAGTTTCTGTTTTTCCTGGAGCAGCTTTTCCACCTTGCGCAGCGGTTTGAAACCCTGCGGGATGGTCATGATGACTTTGAACAGCTCATCCAGCTGTGCTTTGGTGATCGCGGTGTCGGGCGATTTCACAAAATCTTCCGGGGTCGACTTCCGCAGTTCCTGCCACCATTTTTCCGGTTTCTGGTAGGTGTACGGGAGCGGATGCTGTTTTACTTCGTCGAGGCGCTCCTGCAGGTCCGCCCAGAAGGCTTTTTCCATTTCCTGGGCGATGGCCGCGTCCACATCGCCTTTGGCGATCAGTTGCTGGGAATATACTTCGCGGGGATTGGGGTGCTTGTCGATGGCGGCGTACAGCTTCGGCTGGGTGAATTTCGGATCATCGCCTTCGTTGTGGCCGTGCTTGCGGTAGCACACCATATCTATATAAATATCGGAATTGAATTCCTGGCGGTAACGGGTGGCGATTTCCGCGATCTTGATCACGGCCTCCACTTCGTCGCCGTTCACATGGAACACCGGCGCCTGCACGATGGAGGCAACGCTGGTGCAATAGTCGGAGGAACGGGCGTCTTCGAAATCGGTGGTGAAACCGATC
Protein-coding sequences here:
- a CDS encoding 2-oxoglutarate dehydrogenase E1 component, which encodes MKDFSFVTNSHPAYIESLYQEYRRDPAAVDPEWIKFFEGFDFAVSNTNGKAATSTGAASLPVSSEQLAKELGAYRLIQAYRKKGHLIAKTNPIRERKDRQANLDLKYFGLTDADLKTEFFAGQVVGLGKTSLEKIIQHLKEVYASAVGIEFTYINDAARIEWLQKELETSFRKPLGPEQKKRILMKLNQGVMFEKFLHTKYIGQKRFSLEGGETTIPALDAMISTAAEYGVQEAVIGMAHRGRLNILANILGKTYEQIFSEFEGTATPDTTMGSGDVKYHLGFRASIQTPAGKEVNVQLTPNPSHLEVVDPVVVGFARSKADVIYDSDYDKILPILIHGDAAIAGQGVVYEVAQMSKLRGYYTGGTMHFVINNQIGFTTDFEDARSSDYCTSVASIVQAPVFHVNGDEVEAVIKIAEIATRYRQEFNSDIYIDMVCYRKHGHNEGDDPKFTQPKLYAAIDKHPNPREVYSQQLIAKGDVDAAIAQEMEKAFWADLQERLDEVKQHPLPYTYQKPEKWWQELRKSTPEDFVKSPDTAITKAQLDELFKVIMTIPQGFKPLRKVEKLLQEKQKLFDEQGLLDWASGELLAYGSILAEGRDVRLSGQDVKRGTFSHRHAVLRSEETDEEYSRLSNISDKQGKFRIYNSLLSEFAVLGFEYGYSIANPYALTIWEAQFGDFMNGAQTLIDQFITSAETKWQKQSGLVMLLPHGYEGQGPEHSSARLERFLQQCAEYNIMVTNCTTASSFFHALRRQLAQPFRKPMINFSPKANLRHVRSYSPVTEFTQGGFKEVLDDPFITDPSRVKKVLLCSGKMYFDLSEKQMKEDRKDVAIVRLEQLYPLPIAQLEGIQQQYKGATWFWVQEEPLNMGAASFLQMNLKQFNYGVISRNPSAATATGYAKVHAQEQQEIIDTAFNI